A stretch of DNA from Deltaproteobacteria bacterium:
GGGTCGCCTTGACAAATGGATATGGTCCGTCCAGGTCATGGAGACCTGTTTTTTCGTAGGAGACGCGCATGAACCCGATCAATTTCAATTTTTTGTGTTCCGAGCCCGCCCCGCCCAATGGCCGCAATGTCGGCATCATCGGCGCCGGCCCCTCCGGCCTGGCCGCCACGGGCTATTTGTCCTGTCTGGGCTATCAGGTCGAGGTTTACGATAAATTGCCCAAGCCGGGTGGCTTGATGCTGTTCGGCATTCCCGGCTACCGCATTCCCAAGGAACGCATCGACCTGGGCGTGCGCGCCCTGGAGCGCAAGGCCGGGGTCATCTTTCATACCCACACCAAGATCTGCTGTAGCGGGCCGCTGCATGACGAGGAAGGGGACCATTTTTGCCGCGAGATTCTGGGTTTTGGCGACATGGTCAAAAAGCATGATGCCATCATGATCTGCACGGGCTCCTGGCGCTCGCGCAAGCTAGGCATTCCGGGCGAGAATCTGGCCGGCGTGTTTTCCGGGCTGGAGTTTTTGTTTCCCATTCGGGCCGTGAAATACTGCGCCCCCAACGTGAAGCTGCCGGACGTGGCCGGCAAGGCCGTGGCCGTCATCGGCGCCGGCCATTCGGCCGTGGACGTGGCGCACAACGCCATCCATTTGGGCGCGGCCAAGGTCCACCATGTGTACCGCCGGACCTGCCGGGAAGCGCCGTGCGGGGCTTTTGAAATCGATCAGTTGCGAGACATGGGCGTGGACTGGCTGGAGCGGAGCACGCCCCTGCGTGTCGTGGGCGGGACCAGGGTCGAGGGCCTGGAAGTGTCCCGTCCCGGCCCCGATGGCCCGGAAACTGTTGTCCTGCCCGTGGATCTGGTGGTGGCCGCCATCGGCGAGACGGCCACGCCGCCGTTCGCCAAGGAATTGGGCCTTGAGAACGTGCGCAAGGGCGAGGTGCGCTGGCTGCACATGACCGCCATCGAAAATGTGTTCGTGGCTGGCGATGCCCTGAGCGGTCCGAGCAAGATCGGCAAGGCGGTGTACAGCGGTCTGCGCGCGGCCCGGTCCCTGGCCAACTGGCTCGATCTCAAGGCCCAGGATCGTCTCGAGGCGTATGACTATAACGATTTGGTGGCCAACGAGGCCGGATTTCGGAGGCAGGCATGAGCGGTCGGAAAACCCTGCATATCGACTATAGCCTGTGCATTGGCTGCGAGACTTGCGAATATGTCTGCCGTTTTACCAACGATACATCGCGCATCCACATGACTCGCACCGTGGATGGCGTCATGGTGCCGCTGTATTGCCATCATTGCGACAATCCCAAGTGCGCCAACGCCTGTCCCCGTGGCGCCATCACGCGCGACCAGGATGGAGCCATCGTGCTGCAACCCATGCTTTGCCGAGGGTGTCAGACCAAGAATTGCATTCTGGCCTGTCCGTACGGGGCCATGTTCGAGACAGATCGCGGAGTCATGGTCGCCAAATGCGATATGTGCGCCCAGCGCCGTCAAATTGGCATGGGGCCGGCCTGTGTGGAAATGTGCCCGTGTGCGGCCATTGCGTACGTGGAGCGGGACGAAATTCCGAATTTGGAAACGGAAAAGTCACGCCAGGCGTTGCAAAAGGTCATGGAACATTTGAAGCTGCCGGGAAAATAGTTTGTGCGCTGGTTTTTTGATGCCGTCCCCGCCCAGGTCGTTTGGGTCGGGGGCATTCCCGACCGAATGATCCCTTGTCGGCATCGGGAGCCGGGCTCGGGGCAGGCCAGGACTTTCCAAAGCCAAACGGAAGCGCCCTTTGACAAGGGGAAAACAATCGTCTAGGGCCTCCAGGTTTGGGCGGGCGTGGCGGAACGGTAAACGCATCAGCCTTAGGAGCTGACGCCAAAAGCTTGTAGGTTCGAATCCTATCGCCCGCACCAAAATCAACCAAATCCCAGCGGTGGCCAGACACGGCCAGGAGCGCGCGGGCAGGTCGCGATATGGCCAGGGCGCGCATGCCGGAAAGTACGGTTTCGCGAGTCGCCGCGTGGCCGGTTTTTTGCGCGCACAGTCGATCATTCGGGTCCCCCTGGCGGGGCACCCATTTTAAAGGAGTGGAGTCATGGAGTACAAAGTCGAAGAACTGTCCCCGGTCAAGCGCAAGGTGACGGTGGATGTGGGTGTGGAGGAAGTGCATGCCGCCCTGGCCGCCACGGTTGCCTTGTACCGCAAGGGCGCGGATATCAAGGGTTTCCGCAAGGGCAAGGTTCCTTCCTCAGTGGTGGAATCCAAGTTTCGGAAGCAGATTTACGGAGAAGCGACCACCGACCTGATCAACTATCACATCAACGAGATCATGGGCGAGCTGGGTTTGTCTCCGTTGTCCCGCATTGATGTGGATGCCCGGGAAATGGTTCGTGACGAAGCGTTTTCCTATTCCTTCGCCTTCGAGGTCGCGCCCAAGTTCGATCTCCCCGAATACAAGGGTCTGGCTGTCGAGGAAGAGGACGTGGCGGTCGAATCCGCCAAGATCGACGACGTCATCGAGCGCATTCGCCAGAACATGGCCAAGACGGTCATCATCAAG
This window harbors:
- a CDS encoding glutamate synthase, with the protein product MNPINFNFLCSEPAPPNGRNVGIIGAGPSGLAATGYLSCLGYQVEVYDKLPKPGGLMLFGIPGYRIPKERIDLGVRALERKAGVIFHTHTKICCSGPLHDEEGDHFCREILGFGDMVKKHDAIMICTGSWRSRKLGIPGENLAGVFSGLEFLFPIRAVKYCAPNVKLPDVAGKAVAVIGAGHSAVDVAHNAIHLGAAKVHHVYRRTCREAPCGAFEIDQLRDMGVDWLERSTPLRVVGGTRVEGLEVSRPGPDGPETVVLPVDLVVAAIGETATPPFAKELGLENVRKGEVRWLHMTAIENVFVAGDALSGPSKIGKAVYSGLRAARSLANWLDLKAQDRLEAYDYNDLVANEAGFRRQA
- a CDS encoding (Fe-S)-binding protein gives rise to the protein MSGRKTLHIDYSLCIGCETCEYVCRFTNDTSRIHMTRTVDGVMVPLYCHHCDNPKCANACPRGAITRDQDGAIVLQPMLCRGCQTKNCILACPYGAMFETDRGVMVAKCDMCAQRRQIGMGPACVEMCPCAAIAYVERDEIPNLETEKSRQALQKVMEHLKLPGK